A DNA window from Streptomyces sp. B21-083 contains the following coding sequences:
- a CDS encoding PLP-dependent cysteine synthase family protein, with amino-acid sequence MSIPDPTGTAETLDTLDVDRSDADYRAWLKEAVRKVQADANRSADTHLLRFPLPEKWGIDLYLKDESTHPTGSLKHRLARSLFLYGLCNGWIRPGRPVIEASSGSTAVSEAYFAKLIGVPFIAVMPRTTSAEKCRLIEFHGGQCHFVDDSRKMYEASAALAAETGGHYMDQFTYAERATDWRGNNNIAESIFRQLELERFPEPAWIVATAGTGGTSATLARYVHYTQRDTRICVADPENSCFFEGWTTGDPDVTCDCGSRIEGIGRPRMEPSFVPGAVDRMMKVPDAASIAAVRALEQAIGRKAGASTGTGLWSALKIVAEMVEQDQQGSVITLLCDHGDRYLDKYYSDTWLKEQALNIAPYGAKIESFLKTGEWPN; translated from the coding sequence GTGAGCATCCCCGACCCCACCGGGACCGCCGAAACCCTGGACACGCTCGACGTGGACCGCAGCGACGCCGACTACCGGGCCTGGCTCAAAGAGGCCGTCCGCAAGGTCCAGGCCGACGCCAACCGCTCGGCCGACACACACCTGCTGCGCTTCCCGCTGCCCGAGAAATGGGGTATCGACCTGTATCTGAAGGACGAGTCCACCCACCCCACCGGAAGTCTCAAACACCGCCTTGCCCGCTCCCTCTTCCTCTACGGGCTGTGCAATGGCTGGATCCGCCCCGGTCGCCCGGTGATCGAGGCGTCCAGCGGCTCCACCGCCGTCTCCGAGGCGTACTTCGCGAAGCTGATCGGCGTGCCCTTCATCGCGGTGATGCCCCGCACGACCAGCGCCGAGAAGTGCCGCCTCATCGAGTTCCACGGCGGCCAGTGCCACTTCGTGGACGACTCCCGCAAGATGTACGAGGCCTCGGCAGCCCTCGCGGCGGAGACGGGCGGCCACTACATGGACCAGTTCACCTACGCGGAACGGGCCACGGACTGGCGCGGAAACAACAACATCGCCGAATCCATCTTCCGCCAACTGGAACTGGAACGTTTCCCCGAGCCCGCGTGGATCGTCGCCACGGCCGGCACCGGCGGCACCTCGGCGACGCTCGCCCGCTACGTCCACTACACGCAGCGCGACACCCGTATCTGTGTCGCCGACCCGGAGAACTCCTGCTTCTTCGAGGGCTGGACCACCGGCGATCCGGACGTCACCTGCGACTGCGGCTCGCGCATCGAGGGCATCGGCCGCCCCCGAATGGAACCCAGCTTCGTCCCCGGAGCGGTGGACCGCATGATGAAGGTCCCGGACGCGGCGAGCATCGCAGCGGTGAGAGCCCTGGAACAAGCCATCGGCCGCAAGGCGGGTGCCTCCACGGGCACGGGCCTGTGGAGCGCCCTCAAGATCGTGGCGGAAATGGTCGAGCAGGATCAACAGGGCAGCGTCATAACCCTCCTGTGCGACCACGGCGACCGCTACCTGGACAAGTACTACTCGGACACCTGGCTGAAGGAACAGGCCCTGAACATCGCGCCTTACGGGGCAAAAATCGAGAGCTTCCTGAAAACGGGCGAGTGGCCCAACTGA
- a CDS encoding alpha-ketoglutarate-dependent dioxygenase AlkB family protein: protein MDAELFPRARTEIAPGASHVPDWLDAGRQRELLDACRDWARPPAGLRTVRTPGGGTMTARQVCLGRHWYPYGYASTVVDGDGSPVKPFPEWLGELGREAAETAGYDSGIDYDIALINFYDADARMGMHRDSDEKSDAPVVSLSLGDTCLFRFGNTATRTRPYTDVELRSGDLFVFGGASRLAHHGVPRVYESTAPPELGLTGRLNITLRVSGL from the coding sequence ATGGACGCCGAACTGTTCCCCCGGGCCCGTACGGAGATCGCGCCTGGCGCGTCGCACGTGCCGGACTGGCTGGACGCGGGGCGTCAGCGCGAGCTGCTGGACGCCTGCCGTGACTGGGCGCGCCCGCCCGCCGGCCTGCGCACGGTCCGGACGCCCGGTGGCGGCACGATGACCGCCCGCCAGGTGTGCCTCGGCCGCCACTGGTACCCGTACGGCTATGCGAGCACGGTCGTCGACGGCGACGGCTCGCCCGTGAAACCGTTCCCAGAGTGGCTCGGCGAGCTGGGAAGGGAAGCGGCCGAGACAGCGGGCTACGACAGCGGCATCGACTACGACATCGCGCTGATCAACTTCTACGACGCCGACGCCCGCATGGGCATGCACCGCGACAGCGACGAGAAGTCGGACGCGCCCGTGGTGTCCCTGAGCCTCGGCGACACCTGCCTCTTCCGCTTCGGGAACACGGCGACACGGACCCGGCCCTACACCGACGTCGAGCTGCGCAGCGGTGACCTGTTCGTCTTCGGCGGCGCGTCCCGGCTCGCCCACCATGGGGTGCCCCGGGTGTACGAGAGCACGGCGCCACCCGAGTTGGGACTGACCGGCCGGTTGAACATCACGCTCCGGGTCAGCGGTCTCTAG
- a CDS encoding Rv1733c family protein — MRAIGGLWRWRHNPLRRATDLAEAWVALAALLLILLAAPLIGVLVGGAAQGALQQAVRDQREARHLVTATVVKKLARSPLEPDPESAAPREARSRVEADWRGPDGTEQHGKVMASLKSPHPGDHFTLWTDEQGRIAAQPLDTATATTHAVLAGFGAAALSAGFVEGGRRLILWRMVRRRYARWDHAWDRAGPDWGRTGTGS; from the coding sequence GTGCGGGCGATCGGCGGACTCTGGCGCTGGCGGCACAATCCGCTGCGCCGCGCGACCGACCTCGCCGAGGCCTGGGTGGCGCTCGCGGCCCTGCTGCTGATCCTTCTGGCGGCGCCCCTGATCGGCGTCCTCGTCGGCGGTGCCGCCCAGGGCGCGCTGCAACAGGCCGTACGGGACCAGCGCGAGGCCCGCCATCTCGTGACGGCCACCGTGGTCAAGAAGCTGGCCCGCTCCCCGCTGGAGCCCGACCCCGAGTCGGCCGCCCCTCGGGAGGCGAGAAGCCGCGTGGAGGCCGACTGGAGGGGACCCGACGGCACGGAACAGCACGGCAAGGTCATGGCGAGCCTCAAGTCCCCGCATCCCGGCGACCACTTCACGCTGTGGACGGACGAACAGGGGCGAATAGCCGCCCAGCCACTGGACACCGCCACCGCGACGACGCACGCGGTTCTCGCCGGGTTCGGTGCGGCCGCCTTGTCGGCCGGGTTCGTCGAGGGCGGCCGACGGCTGATCCTCTGGCGCATGGTCCGTCGCCGGTACGCCCGCTGGGACCATGCCTGGGACCGGGCCGGACCCGACTGGGGCCGGACCGGGACCGGTAGTTGA
- a CDS encoding ROK family protein, with the protein MSGKADPRTAGEGTTSRTRLDRGRGALGPALELVHTGRAPTRAVLTAELGVTRATAGAVASELEALGLIRVDARPGAAAGSQGRPSHRLDVAEDGPVVVAAQVHADGFRAALVGLGGRIVATAPGCETVDADPAKVLGSVVDAGAELLRDTGRRCVGAGLAVPSAVAEPEGLALNPLHLAWPAGSAVREIFAERVREAGIAGPAFAGNDVNLAALAEHRHGAGRGARDLLCVATGHRGVGGALVLDGRLHTGSSGLALEVGHLTVNPEGRPCHCGSRGCLDVEADPLAFLIAAGRDPGPEVSLLQQANDLIREQYTDPTVRTAAETLIDRLGLGLAGLVNILNPDRIILGGLHRTLLDADADRLRAVVADRSLWGRSGGVPILACTLDHNSLVGAAELAWQPVLDDPLGALAQP; encoded by the coding sequence ATGAGCGGCAAGGCTGACCCCCGGACGGCGGGGGAGGGGACCACCTCAAGGACGCGGTTGGACCGGGGGCGCGGCGCGCTCGGGCCCGCCTTGGAGCTCGTGCACACCGGTCGGGCGCCCACCCGGGCCGTGCTCACCGCCGAACTGGGGGTCACCCGGGCGACGGCCGGTGCGGTGGCGTCCGAGCTGGAGGCGCTCGGGCTGATCAGAGTGGACGCCCGGCCCGGGGCGGCGGCCGGTTCGCAGGGTCGTCCCTCGCACCGGCTCGACGTCGCCGAGGACGGGCCCGTCGTAGTGGCCGCGCAGGTGCACGCCGACGGGTTCCGGGCCGCGCTGGTCGGGCTCGGCGGGCGGATCGTCGCCACCGCGCCCGGCTGCGAGACCGTCGACGCCGACCCGGCGAAGGTGCTCGGCTCGGTCGTCGACGCGGGCGCCGAGCTGTTGCGCGACACCGGCCGACGGTGTGTGGGCGCCGGTCTCGCCGTGCCGTCCGCCGTCGCCGAACCCGAGGGCCTGGCCCTGAACCCGCTGCACCTCGCCTGGCCGGCCGGTTCGGCGGTACGGGAGATCTTCGCCGAGCGGGTGCGGGAGGCGGGCATCGCAGGCCCGGCCTTCGCGGGCAACGACGTCAACCTCGCCGCGCTCGCCGAACACCGGCACGGCGCCGGACGCGGCGCCCGCGACCTGCTCTGCGTGGCCACCGGGCACCGGGGGGTGGGTGGGGCGCTGGTCCTCGACGGGCGCCTGCACACGGGCAGTTCTGGCCTCGCACTCGAAGTGGGCCACCTCACCGTCAACCCCGAGGGACGCCCCTGCCACTGCGGCAGCCGCGGCTGCCTGGACGTCGAGGCCGACCCGCTCGCCTTCCTCATCGCGGCGGGCCGCGACCCCGGCCCCGAGGTGTCCCTGCTCCAGCAGGCCAACGACCTGATCCGCGAGCAGTACACGGACCCGACGGTCCGCACGGCCGCCGAGACCCTGATCGACCGCCTGGGCCTGGGCCTGGCGGGCCTCGTGAACATCCTCAACCCGGACCGCATCATCCTCGGCGGCCTGCACCGCACCCTCCTCGACGCCGACGCGGACCGCCTTCGCGCGGTGGTCGCCGACCGCAGCCTGTGGGGCCGCAGCGGCGGTGTTCCCATCCTGGCGTGCACGCTGGACCACAACAGCCTGGTGGGAGCGGCCGAGCTGGCGTGGCAACCGGTACTCGACGACCCGCTGGGGGCGCTGGCCCAGCCCTAG
- a CDS encoding DUF6643 family protein → MTSPRSTYGGGYYSAFPETPIYDSLVAERGAPQIAPIRVPAAYDTGNNLPALASSLPALPAGPSQQAHSYGYPQAQQPSPLQQAPAAYIPQQAPPRGYPAGQPMQQQRPAVATGYEAMRPAAPRPAPTPYQDPYNNQQYRGY, encoded by the coding sequence ATGACCTCCCCCCGCTCCACCTACGGCGGCGGCTACTACTCCGCCTTCCCGGAAACCCCGATCTACGACTCGCTCGTCGCCGAGCGGGGGGCCCCACAGATCGCTCCGATCCGGGTCCCCGCCGCCTACGACACGGGCAACAACCTGCCCGCGCTGGCGTCCTCGCTTCCCGCGCTGCCGGCCGGCCCGTCCCAGCAGGCCCACTCCTACGGCTACCCGCAGGCGCAACAGCCCTCACCGCTGCAGCAGGCGCCGGCGGCGTACATCCCGCAGCAGGCGCCACCGCGCGGTTATCCCGCCGGCCAGCCGATGCAGCAGCAGCGTCCGGCGGTGGCCACCGGTTACGAGGCGATGCGCCCCGCGGCCCCCCGGCCCGCTCCGACGCCGTACCAGGACCCGTACAACAACCAGCAGTACCGCGGGTACTGA
- a CDS encoding ATP-binding protein, with protein sequence MISHPSRHCTVELQALPSRIGQVRRIVSAHLRYWHLDPLIDRASLGVTELLTNVHRHAQPDKLCTVEIEVLLDRLTVSVHDHDPRIPELRDADPTATCGRGLAMVAAVSESWGVRPDGESGKVVWFTLPPVAPVAAAPETQPATAAPAQLPFEEQPCDGPGFDEPPYDKGHKPGVLRRRPEHAPARSAVVG encoded by the coding sequence GTGATCAGTCACCCAAGCAGGCACTGCACGGTGGAGCTCCAAGCCCTGCCGTCGCGGATCGGCCAGGTCCGCAGAATCGTCTCTGCACATTTGCGCTACTGGCATCTGGACCCCTTGATAGACCGGGCCTCGCTCGGTGTGACCGAACTGCTGACCAACGTCCACCGGCACGCCCAGCCCGACAAGCTGTGCACCGTGGAGATCGAGGTCCTGCTCGACCGGCTCACCGTCTCGGTCCACGATCACGACCCGCGCATTCCCGAACTGCGGGACGCGGATCCCACCGCCACCTGCGGACGCGGCCTCGCGATGGTCGCCGCGGTCAGCGAGAGCTGGGGTGTGCGGCCGGACGGCGAGTCCGGAAAGGTCGTCTGGTTCACCCTGCCGCCGGTCGCACCGGTGGCGGCGGCTCCTGAGACCCAGCCCGCGACCGCGGCGCCCGCACAGCTGCCGTTCGAGGAGCAGCCGTGTGACGGGCCCGGGTTCGACGAGCCGCCGTACGACAAGGGACACAAGCCGGGGGTACTCCGGCGCAGGCCGGAACACGCTCCCGCCCGGTCGGCCGTTGTCGGCTGA
- a CDS encoding DeoR/GlpR family DNA-binding transcription regulator: MNDNQNLLAEQRRALILDEVRRRGGVRVNELTRKLGVSDMTVRRDLDALARQGVLEKVHGGAVPVVEASTHEPGFEAKSGLELTAKEDIARAAAELVAPGSAIALSGGTTTYALAHHLLDVPDLTVVTNSVRVADVFHTAQRVSGQRQGAATVVLTGGVRTPSDSLVGPVADQAIASLHFDVLFLGVHGISVEAGLSTPNLAEAETNRRLVQSARRVVVVADHTKWGTVGLSSFAALEQVDTLVTDSGLVPEARGEVAEHLRRLVVAGEGGS, translated from the coding sequence GTGAATGACAACCAGAATCTCCTCGCGGAGCAGCGCCGCGCCCTGATCCTCGACGAGGTACGGCGTCGCGGGGGCGTTCGCGTCAACGAACTGACCCGCAAGCTCGGCGTGTCGGACATGACCGTCCGCCGTGACCTCGACGCGCTGGCCCGCCAGGGCGTCCTGGAGAAGGTGCACGGCGGCGCGGTGCCGGTCGTCGAGGCGAGTACCCACGAGCCGGGGTTCGAGGCCAAGTCCGGCCTGGAACTGACGGCCAAGGAGGACATCGCCCGGGCCGCGGCGGAACTGGTCGCGCCGGGCTCGGCGATCGCCCTGTCGGGCGGTACGACGACGTACGCGCTGGCGCATCATCTGCTGGACGTGCCGGATCTGACGGTGGTGACCAACTCGGTGCGCGTGGCCGACGTCTTCCACACCGCGCAGCGCGTGTCGGGGCAGCGGCAGGGGGCGGCGACGGTGGTGCTGACCGGCGGGGTGCGGACGCCGTCCGACTCGCTGGTGGGGCCGGTGGCCGACCAGGCGATCGCGTCGCTCCACTTCGACGTGCTGTTCCTCGGTGTGCACGGGATATCGGTCGAGGCCGGGTTGTCCACGCCGAACCTCGCGGAGGCGGAGACGAATCGGCGGCTGGTGCAGTCCGCTCGGCGCGTTGTCGTGGTTGCCGACCACACCAAGTGGGGGACGGTGGGGCTCAGTTCGTTCGCGGCGTTGGAGCAGGTGGATACGTTGGTGACGGACTCGGGGTTGGTGCCTGAGGCTCGGGGTGAGGTTGCGGAGCATTTGCGGCGGCTGGTTGTCGCCGGTGAGGGGGGTAGTTGA
- a CDS encoding right-handed parallel beta-helix repeat-containing protein — protein MAQGTVQVTHTGTSRWRRRTGEYASLAAALEAAADGDVLVVAPGTYRENLVVERAVTLRGPEGSPGSVRIAPVDGVPLTVRASAVVQDLHVEGQDPTSAAVLVEEGTPELMDLRIVTRSAAGIEVRGGARPTVRRCTVDNPAGAGIAVLDDAGGVFEECEVVAAGQAGVTVRDGGHPRLERCRVHHASGVGLSVSGENSALEAVGCEVYEVKGSGVHITGRATAHLTDCGVHRTSADGVTLDTDAVLTLADCRIHDIPENAVDLRSRSVLTLTRTTVRQFGRNGLSVWDPGTRVDANQCEIFDSTGDYPAVWISDGATAVLESCRVHDVPDALFVLDRGSRADVIDSDLSQVRNTAVSVSDGATAQLDDCRIRDAATGAWFRDHGSGGTLNGCTVVGTQTGVIVTKGADPTIERCTVDSPAEAGFYVSAGGRGSFLHCRVTGSEGYGFHVIDGCRTTLTKCRTERCARGGYEFADGGSGAATGGGPVVEDCTSDESAALRTPLVPETAVLTAVQSTGLLGGIPDQRVAEPEPAVGAPAPEESARSSKDVLGELDALVGLESVKREVRALTDMIEVGRRRQRAGLKAASARRHLVFTGSPGTGKTTVARLYGEILAALGVLEKGHLVEVSRVDLVGEHIGSTAIRTQEAFDRARGGVLFIDEAYALSPEDSGRDFGKEAIDTLVKLMEDHREAVVVIVAGYTAEMERFLSVNPGVASRFSRTITFGDYGPEELLRIVEQQSEEHEYRLGPGASESLLKYFEAIPKGATFGNGRTARQTFEAMVERHAGRVAQHTAPSTDDLTLLYPEDLPELP, from the coding sequence ATGGCACAGGGCACGGTCCAGGTGACGCACACCGGCACTTCGAGGTGGCGGCGCCGCACGGGTGAGTACGCGTCGCTCGCCGCCGCCCTGGAGGCCGCGGCGGACGGTGACGTCCTCGTCGTCGCGCCCGGCACCTACCGGGAGAACCTCGTCGTCGAGCGGGCGGTGACGCTGCGCGGCCCGGAGGGCTCCCCCGGCTCGGTGCGCATCGCGCCCGTCGACGGCGTACCGCTCACCGTGCGGGCCTCGGCGGTGGTCCAGGACCTGCATGTGGAGGGCCAGGACCCGACCTCGGCCGCCGTGCTCGTCGAGGAGGGCACACCTGAGCTGATGGACCTGCGGATCGTCACCCGGTCCGCCGCGGGCATCGAGGTGCGCGGAGGCGCGCGCCCGACCGTGCGGCGCTGCACGGTCGACAACCCGGCGGGCGCCGGCATCGCCGTACTGGACGACGCGGGCGGGGTGTTCGAGGAGTGCGAGGTCGTCGCGGCCGGCCAGGCGGGCGTGACCGTGCGCGACGGCGGCCATCCGCGTCTTGAGCGCTGCCGGGTGCACCACGCCTCGGGCGTCGGTCTGTCGGTCTCGGGCGAGAACTCGGCGCTGGAAGCGGTCGGTTGCGAGGTCTACGAGGTCAAGGGCAGCGGCGTCCACATCACCGGCCGGGCCACCGCACACCTCACCGACTGCGGTGTGCACCGTACGTCCGCGGACGGCGTGACGCTCGACACCGACGCCGTACTCACGCTCGCCGACTGCCGTATCCACGACATCCCGGAGAACGCGGTCGACCTGCGGTCCCGCTCGGTCCTCACGCTGACCCGCACGACGGTGCGTCAGTTCGGGCGCAACGGGCTTTCGGTGTGGGACCCGGGCACGCGCGTGGACGCCAACCAGTGCGAGATCTTCGACAGTACCGGCGACTATCCGGCAGTGTGGATCAGCGACGGCGCCACGGCCGTTCTCGAGTCCTGCCGGGTGCACGACGTGCCGGACGCGCTGTTCGTCCTCGACCGGGGCTCGCGCGCGGACGTCATCGACAGCGACCTCTCACAGGTGCGCAACACCGCCGTGTCGGTCAGCGACGGCGCGACCGCGCAGCTCGACGACTGCCGGATCCGGGACGCGGCGACGGGCGCCTGGTTCCGCGACCACGGCAGCGGCGGCACACTCAACGGCTGCACCGTGGTCGGCACCCAGACGGGCGTGATCGTCACCAAGGGAGCCGACCCCACCATCGAGCGCTGCACGGTCGACTCCCCCGCCGAGGCGGGCTTCTACGTGTCGGCGGGCGGCCGGGGCAGCTTCCTGCACTGCCGGGTGACGGGCAGCGAGGGGTACGGCTTCCATGTGATAGACGGTTGCCGTACGACGCTGACGAAGTGCCGTACGGAACGCTGCGCGCGCGGTGGTTACGAGTTCGCCGACGGCGGCTCCGGCGCGGCCACCGGCGGCGGGCCGGTCGTCGAGGACTGCACCAGCGACGAGAGCGCGGCCCTGCGGACGCCCCTGGTGCCGGAGACGGCCGTGCTGACAGCGGTCCAGTCGACGGGGCTGCTGGGCGGGATCCCGGACCAGCGCGTCGCGGAGCCGGAGCCGGCGGTCGGCGCCCCGGCGCCGGAGGAGAGCGCGCGGTCCTCGAAGGACGTCCTCGGTGAACTCGACGCGCTGGTGGGCCTGGAGAGCGTCAAGCGCGAGGTGCGGGCCCTCACCGACATGATCGAGGTCGGCCGGCGCCGGCAGCGGGCGGGCCTCAAGGCGGCATCCGCCCGCCGCCATCTGGTCTTCACGGGCTCCCCCGGTACGGGCAAGACGACGGTCGCCCGGCTCTACGGCGAGATCCTGGCCGCGCTCGGCGTCCTGGAGAAGGGCCATCTCGTCGAGGTGTCCCGGGTGGACCTGGTCGGCGAGCACATCGGTTCGACGGCGATCCGCACCCAGGAGGCCTTCGACCGGGCGCGCGGCGGTGTGCTGTTCATCGACGAGGCCTACGCGCTGTCCCCGGAGGACTCCGGCCGTGACTTCGGCAAGGAGGCCATCGACACGCTGGTGAAGCTGATGGAGGACCATCGGGAGGCCGTGGTGGTGATCGTCGCGGGTTACACGGCCGAGATGGAGCGCTTCCTGTCGGTCAACCCCGGGGTCGCCTCCCGTTTCTCGCGGACCATCACGTTCGGTGACTACGGCCCCGAGGAACTGCTGCGGATCGTGGAGCAGCAGTCGGAGGAACACGAGTACCGGCTCGGCCCGGGCGCCTCCGAGTCCCTGCTGAAGTACTTCGAGGCGATCCCCAAGGGCGCGACGTTCGGCAACGGCCGTACGGCGCGGCAGACGTTCGAGGCGATGGTCGAGCGGCACGCGGGCCGCGTCGCCCAGCACACCGCGCCGAGCACGGACGACCTGACCCTGCTCTACCCCGAGGACCTGCCCGAGCTGCCCTGA
- a CDS encoding MOSC domain-containing protein, which produces MGNKELHSIHIHPVKAFRGQAPRQAVVEPWGLAGDRRWVLIDAEGKVVTQRQQPRLSQAAAELLPDGGIRLSAPGQAPLTVSVPEVTGTTTVDIFGTKVQAVLADDDAHAWCDGYLGEDVRLVHMDDPATRRAVDPEFALPGETVSFADGYPLLVTTLASLDALNSLIAQGDHAQEGPLPMNRFRPNVVVSGTAAWAEDDWSRIAIGEVSFRVARMCGRCVVTTTDQDTSERGREPLRTLGRHRRVDNQLIFGQNLVPENPGTIRVGDPFTVIE; this is translated from the coding sequence ATGGGGAATAAGGAGCTGCACTCGATCCACATCCATCCGGTCAAGGCGTTCCGGGGCCAGGCGCCCCGGCAGGCCGTGGTGGAACCCTGGGGGCTGGCCGGAGACCGGCGCTGGGTTCTGATTGACGCCGAGGGGAAGGTCGTCACACAGCGCCAGCAGCCGCGCCTGTCACAGGCGGCGGCGGAGCTGCTGCCCGACGGCGGAATTCGCCTGTCGGCACCCGGTCAGGCGCCCCTGACGGTGTCCGTCCCGGAGGTGACGGGCACGACGACGGTGGACATCTTCGGCACCAAGGTGCAGGCGGTACTCGCGGACGACGACGCGCATGCCTGGTGCGACGGGTATCTGGGCGAGGACGTACGTCTTGTGCACATGGACGACCCGGCCACCCGCCGCGCGGTCGACCCGGAGTTCGCGCTGCCCGGCGAGACAGTGAGCTTCGCCGACGGCTATCCGCTGCTGGTGACCACACTCGCATCGCTCGACGCCCTCAACTCGCTGATCGCGCAAGGGGATCACGCCCAGGAGGGTCCCCTGCCCATGAACCGCTTCAGACCCAACGTGGTCGTGTCGGGGACAGCCGCCTGGGCCGAGGACGACTGGTCCCGGATCGCCATCGGCGAGGTCTCCTTCCGGGTCGCCAGGATGTGCGGGCGGTGCGTGGTGACGACCACCGACCAGGACACCTCCGAACGCGGGCGGGAACCGCTGCGCACGCTCGGGCGCCATCGCCGCGTCGACAACCAGTTGATCTTCGGACAGAACCTGGTTCCGGAGAATCCCGGCACCATCCGCGTCGGTGATCCGTTCACGGTCATCGAATAG
- a CDS encoding TerD family protein — MSKGSNAPVPTAALRVELGWRSGAGVPDADASALLLMAGKVRSDGDFVFYNQPVHSSGAVRHEGKRDDGGRVTDTLLVDLAGVEPAVETVVLAASADGGTFGQIPGLYIEVRDAAQGTVVARFDNAGASVETAFVLGEFYRRQGAWKFRAVGQGYSSGLAGLATDFGITVDEPSPASAPQAPAPVARPVAPPVTMPPPPARPVTMPPPAPPAAPVRLTKVTLTKEAPSVSLTKQGGTSGALRVNLNWQVHKQFSGWGSKLGRAVAQHSDLDLDLCALFELSDGRKGVVQSLGNAFGALHQPPYIHLDGDDRTGAVSSGENLTVNLDHKQDFRRILIFVTIYAGARSFADLHATVTLTPANGAAVDFSLDECTVPSTVCALALITNNGGDLIVQRQARYLVPERGVSPQRTVDHVYGWGMNWTPGRK, encoded by the coding sequence ATGTCCAAGGGATCCAACGCACCGGTGCCCACGGCGGCGCTCCGGGTCGAACTGGGCTGGCGGTCCGGTGCGGGCGTGCCCGACGCGGACGCCTCCGCGCTGCTGCTGATGGCCGGAAAGGTTCGTTCCGACGGCGACTTCGTCTTCTACAACCAGCCCGTGCACTCCTCCGGCGCGGTCCGGCACGAGGGCAAGCGGGACGACGGCGGTCGGGTGACGGACACCCTTCTCGTCGACCTCGCGGGCGTGGAGCCGGCCGTCGAGACCGTCGTCCTCGCCGCCTCCGCCGACGGAGGGACGTTCGGGCAGATCCCCGGCCTGTACATCGAGGTCCGCGACGCGGCACAGGGCACGGTGGTGGCCCGCTTCGACAACGCGGGCGCCAGTGTCGAAACCGCGTTCGTGCTCGGCGAGTTCTACCGTCGGCAGGGCGCCTGGAAGTTCCGCGCGGTCGGACAGGGCTACAGCAGCGGACTGGCAGGCCTGGCCACGGACTTCGGCATCACCGTGGACGAGCCCTCACCCGCGTCCGCCCCGCAGGCCCCCGCGCCCGTGGCTCGGCCCGTCGCGCCTCCGGTCACCATGCCTCCGCCGCCCGCGCGGCCCGTGACCATGCCCCCGCCCGCGCCGCCCGCCGCGCCGGTACGCCTGACCAAGGTGACGCTCACCAAGGAGGCCCCGTCGGTCTCGCTCACCAAGCAGGGCGGCACCTCGGGCGCCCTGCGCGTCAACCTCAACTGGCAGGTCCACAAGCAGTTCTCGGGGTGGGGCAGCAAGCTCGGCCGCGCGGTCGCCCAGCACTCCGATCTCGACCTCGACCTGTGTGCCCTCTTCGAACTCTCCGACGGCAGGAAGGGCGTCGTGCAGTCCCTCGGCAACGCCTTCGGGGCGCTGCACCAGCCGCCGTACATCCACCTCGACGGCGACGACCGCACCGGGGCCGTGTCGAGCGGCGAGAACCTCACCGTCAACCTGGACCACAAGCAGGACTTCCGGCGCATCCTCATCTTCGTGACCATCTACGCGGGCGCACGTTCCTTCGCCGACCTGCACGCCACGGTCACCCTCACCCCGGCGAACGGAGCGGCGGTCGACTTCTCGCTCGACGAGTGCACGGTGCCCTCCACGGTGTGCGCGCTCGCCCTGATCACCAACAACGGCGGCGATCTGATCGTCCAGCGCCAGGCCCGCTATCTCGTGCCCGAGCGTGGCGTGAGCCCGCAGCGGACCGTGGACCACGTCTACGGCTGGGGCATGAACTGGACCCCCGGCCGCAAGTGA
- a CDS encoding SHOCT domain-containing protein: MQTLANWNGGPGPWILFFPLIWAAVVIGVVTVLRRTAWRGRRGPWRPVGGRDDTQDRLSGDAPLAVLGRRFASGEIDEDEYWRRLSVLDEQFGVTGGRPGKGGAV, from the coding sequence ATGCAGACCCTCGCGAACTGGAACGGTGGCCCCGGCCCGTGGATCCTGTTCTTCCCGCTGATCTGGGCGGCCGTCGTGATCGGCGTCGTCACCGTCCTGCGCCGCACGGCCTGGCGCGGTCGCCGGGGCCCGTGGCGCCCCGTGGGCGGCCGTGACGACACGCAGGACCGTCTCTCCGGCGACGCGCCGCTCGCCGTACTGGGCCGACGCTTCGCCTCCGGCGAGATCGACGAGGACGAGTACTGGCGGCGGCTTTCCGTCCTCGACGAGCAGTTCGGGGTCACGGGCGGCCGTCCGGGCAAGGGCGGTGCGGTATGA